GTAAAACCGTATTCTTCGGATAACTTCCAGGTGCTCGTAGAAGTTCCAGTCTTTTCGAAGACGTTCTTATCCTCTGCAAGGGAAACGACCGCTCGACCGATATACGCGGGAGTTTCAGAGACGATAAAGTGCGGGTCTTTTAGGACCGCGTCCTTCCAGTTTTTTTCTTGAACTCCGAAATGATCGAGCATGGCCTCCGATCTCAAAAAACCGGGAGTCAACGAAAGAGCCGTAATTCCGAAAGGTTTTAGTTCCTCAGAAATACAACGGGAAAGATTGATGATAGAAGACTTTATTAAAGTATAATATAGATTTCCGCGGTAGCGATAATCGATTCCGTCGGTGATTTCCAAAATCAAACCGGAACGATTCCGAATCATCAGAGGTGCGGCGAAGTAGTTTGTGATGAGATGAGATTCCAAACAAGTTCTCTGGACTTTGATTCCATTTTCGAGAGAATGTTCCCAAAATCTTTCGTCCCAGCGGATATAAGGATCCCCTCCCCAAACATCGTTAACGAGAATGTCCAACTTCCCCTGCTCGCTATCGATCTTTCGAACGAGTTCGCTGACCTCGTTTGAGTTTGTATGATCCGTTTTGACTGCGATTCCTTTTCCTCCGCTTTCATTGACGAGCTCGGCGGTTTCCTCGATGGTTTCTTTTCGATTCATCTCGGAACGGGATTCCTTCGTGCTTCTTCCCGTAACATAAACGGTAGCGCCGGCTTCGCCTAACGCAATCGCTATGCCTCGCCCCGCTCCTCGAGTTCCTCCGGCGACCAAGGCCGTCTTACCCTCTAAAATTCTTTCTTTCATACCTTCATCTTAACCCGGAGAAGATGACAATTACTGTCATATATCTGAAATTCGGTTTGTTAAAATGCGTTATTTTTTGATTTCTGGAGAATTTAGAAAGAAATACATGACAGGTTTTGTCATAATTAATGTATTAGAATAGAATCATGCGCGCCGATCGACTCCTCTCCATTCTACTCCAACTCCAGGCAAAGGGAAGAATCTCTTCTCGCGATCTCGCGCGTAAACTCGAAGTATCGGAAAGAACCATTCATAGAGACATGGAGGCTTTGAGTGCCTCGGGGGTTCCCGTGTTCGCAGAACGAGGATCAAAAGGTGGTTGGGAATTATCCGAAGGTTATCGGACCAATCTTACCGGAATGAAAAAGGAAGAAGTTTTTTCGATGATTCTTACGAGCTCCACTCGTATCGCCTCCGATCTCGGACGAAAGAAAGAATTCGATTCCGCCTTTATGAAGTTTATGGCTTCTCTTCCCGCCGCGTATCAAGAAGAAGCTGAGATGATCAGAAAGAGAATTCATATCGACGGAGCCGGTTGGGGAAATTGGAAGGAAGAATTTCCGTTTCTTCCTTTGTTGCAGGAAGCGGTCTGGCAGGATCGAAAAGTGATTCTTCGTTACAAATCGGACGAGATCTCCAAAAAAAGAATCGTACTTCCGTTAGGCCTCGTCGCAAAAGGAAAGGTCTGGTATCTGATCGCAAAGTATGGAAAAGAATTTAGGACCTTTCGGATCTCAAGAATTCTCGAAGCACAACTCGGAGAATCCTTTGAAAGACCTAAGAAGTTCGATCTTGAAAAGTATTGGCAGGAAAGCACACAGGCATTCTTTTCAAAACTTCCGACCTATACCGTGTCTCTTAAAATCAAAACGGAAGAACTTAATCGGTTCAAATCGTTTACATACAATTGTATATTAGAATATTCTACAATGGACGATTACTGGATCAAAGCGAAAGTAAACTTTGAAACGATGGAATGGGCCCTGCACCACATACTCGGACTTGGAAATTCAGTCGTCGTCTTAGAACCGAAAGAACTTCGGGAAGCTGTCACCGCTTCCGCAGAAGGGATTCTCAAATCCTATTTGACTTCGTAGACTCCGACGGAATTTTGTTTTCCTTTTACGGAGACTTTTCCCAATTCTTGAAAGATATATTTTTTTCGATTTCGAATCTTCTGATAACTTTCATCGGAAAGAAGAATGTCCACTCCGTATTCTTTCGTAAGTCCCTCGATTCGAGAAGCAAGATTGACTGCGTCGGAGATGACCGTTCCGTCCATCCTCGCCTCTTCGCCGATGGTTCCTAACATCAAAACTCCCGTATGAATTCCGATCCCAATCCGAATCGGATCATAATTTCTTTCCAAACGGCTCTGGTTGTGTTCTTCCAAAGCTGATTTCATTTCTTTCGCGGCTTCCACCGCGTCGTCAGGAGAATCGGGAAACAAGGCCATGATCCCGTCGCCTAAATACTTATCCACGAACCCGCCGTGTTTTCGAATGATAGGCCCCATTCTTCCCATATAAGAATTTAAAAAATCGAAGTTATCTTTAGGAGTCATCCTTTCGGACAACTGAGTAAAGGATCGGATATCCGAAAAAAGGATCGTCATCTCCCTTTGGGTCTGATCTCCTAATTCAATTTCCGTAATATTCTTTTTCCCGAGAAACTTTAAAAACTCCAAAGGCACAAAACGACTGTAGGATTGATTTGTTCTCGTAAGATCCGCCGATAAGTTTTCGATCGAGACAAACGCCGAGGAGAACTTCAAAGATAACATATAAGACTGAGCGAAAATAAACGAAAAGAGTCCGATCGGAAGATAATATCCGTTACTCACGAGAGTTTGACTTTGTAAAATATCGTTGATCGCAGCCGCGATCAAAGCCAAAACTCCGATTCCCGCGATGATCGCCCCGTCTCGTTTTCGATAGATGAATCTTCCCAACCAAAAGAAAAAGAAAGGTAAGTAGAGAAGAAGCATTCCTTGGTAAGGAATTAGGGTCAGCGCGAAAATTTTAGTTGGGAAAAACAAAATGATAAGCGAAAAGAAACCTACGATCGCACTACAGATCTTTAATACAAACGTAGGCATGTCCCCGGGAAAAATACTGTCCATGTATTTCTGAAAAATCGGCCAAGCCAGATAAAAGGAAAGATATTCTACTTTGCTTCCGAGTTCCCAAGGTATGTCCGGAAATTTTTGTAGAATAAATCTTTCTCCGGTCATGAGCAAACGAACGACGATGACAAAACAAAATAAACCGAAGAACAAACTCGAGTTGTCTTTTCTTCGCAAAGAGAAAAGACCGAAATGGTAGAGAGCCATAATCGAAATACTTCCAAAAAGAAACATCTCGGTCGCAGAACGATTCTCCCTATCGTCTTGAATGTTCTTTTTGCTTCCGAGGCGAACCGTTTCCCAGATCCCACCTTTGAAATGATGAAAGTTGGAAACTTCCACTTGGATGAGAACTTCGTTTCCTGAAGTCTGAAAATCGACGTAACGAGGGAGATATTGCGGCCTAGAAGTGTTCTCGTCGGTTCCAACGACTCCACTTCGGATTAATTTTTTTCCATCCACCCAGATCGCTCCGGCCGTACCGACGTCTTGAAAACGAAGTCCGAGTGTGGTTTGGTTGTCGTTTAACAAAATCTTTAGCGTAAAAGTTCCGTATCCGTATGCCGCGGCCGAATCGACTCCTTCGATCTCTTTATAAGAATTCCAGATATCCGGTACGGGAACAAAATACGATTTAGCGTCGGGAAGAATCGTATTCGGTTTAGAAAGAAGGAGTTGTTTCCAGACAAAGGACCATTCCCCGTCCAGTTTAACGATCCCGTCGGAATTAAAATCCCATTCTCTCAGATCCAAAATTCCTTTCTCCGCGCGAGGCGGAATCTTAGAATTTCCGGAAGGTCCGCAGGAAGTAAACGTAAGAATACATAGAACAAAAAAAGTATTTAGAAAGAATGAGTCTCTTCGGTTTAACATCTCGACCTCGTATAACGCGCTACTTTTAGGATTTTCTAAATGGTATGTAACGAAAAGATTTGGAATTCATTTTCGTTCAACTCTTTCCAAAGAATAGGAAAGATTTTTATCAACTTTCTCGCCTCCGCCCGCTTTCAACATCTTCCATTCTTTGGAAAGAATTGTAAAAAAGCATTCGCTTGAATCCGGACGTTCGAGCGCCGCACCGGAACACCGCAAAGGCGATATAAGAATTGGATAAGATTATCAAATTCTTATAAAATGCATTGCTTTTCTTTTTTGAATCTGTCAAAAGAAAAACGAGGTAATCGATTCATGAAAAAATTCTTAACTCTCTTTGCGTTTTTACATTTATTCTCCGTTTCCATAGCGGCCAAAACGATTTCAAAAAATATCGTCTATCAAGAAGGGGAAACCACTTTGGAAGGTTATATCGCCTATCCGGAACTCGGCTCTAAAAAGACGGCTCCGGCGGTTCTCGTTGTACACGACTGGCTTGGTTTAGGAGAAAATTCTAAGATGCGCGCCGATAAGTTGGCTGAATTGGGTTACGTTGCGTTTGCGGCGGACATCTATGGAAAGGGAGTTCGTCCCAAAGGTATGGAAGAAGCTTCTAAGTTGGCCGGTCAGTTCAAACAAGATCGGAAACTGATGCGCGCAAGAATCACCGCGGCCTTGGAAACGTTAAAAGCACAACCGGAAGTCGACGCGCAGAACATTGCGGCCATCGGTTATTGTTTCGGCGGAACGGTCGCACTGGAACTCGCTCGAAGCGGGGCTCCCATCAAAGGAACCGTAAGTTTTCACGGAGGATTACAAACTCCTAATATAGAAGACGCGAAAAACATTACCGGTAAAGTCCTCGCCTTACACGGAGCAGACGATCCATTTGTAAAAAAAGAAGAAGTGGAAGTGTTTCAGGACGAGATGAGAAAGGCAGGAGTGGACTGGCAGTTTATTTCTTACGGAGGGGCAGTTCATTCGTTTACGATCAAAGACGCCGGAAACGATAACTCCAAAGGTGCGGCCTACAACGCGAAGGCGGATCGACGTTCTTGGATAGAACTCCTTTCCTTCTTTAAGGAAATTTTTCCAAAACCAAAAGTTTAATAAGAATGGAGCGGCTTTCTTTCTCTTGATCGTTATGTTTCGAAAGAAAGAAAGCTTTTTTCGTTAAAGATTAAAGGCTCGGGCGAGTAGATTATTTTTTATTCTTACCTTTCGGTCCTTTAGAACTTTTGAGAGAATGTTCATTTTCCAAAATCAGACCCGAACAAGGTGGAACCTTGAAGAGATCAAACTCATTGTGATCGTAGGTGTTGGTTGAAAAACAATACTTTCTGCAATCCGTTGAGTTAGAGAAAAGACGTTCTTTTTTTCCGAAATTAAAAATCACCATCTTCCGCTCTTTGTCAAACTCTCGAATATAAACGAGCATATCCTTCGGAACACCTTCTTCTATCAGAGTCAAACTTCCTTCTCTTAGAGCCTTACTTTCGTTTCGCAGATGAATGACCTTACGATAGACGCTCAGAAGAGAATCCTTGTCTTCGGATTCGGTGCTTACGTTTCTTACTTTATAATTTCCGTGAACTCGAATCCAAGGTTTTCCTTTTTTTGTGGTAAAACCCGCATTTGGAGAATCGTCCCATTGCATCGGAGATCTTGCTCTGTCGCGAATGATGATATCCGCCAAACCTAGGAATTCGGAAAGAGTATCGCCTAACCAGCGATAGATTCTTGCGAGCGGGTCTTGAGCCTCGGTGAGTTTGATCGTTTCATTTGTCATTCCGATCTCCTCACCATAGTATGTGACCGGAACACCTCTTGCCGTAAACTGAAACAGCGCTACCAACTTTCCCTTTTCCAAGTTGTTGTTGATCTTACGCATATAGCGTCTTTGATCGTGATTTCCAAAAACATAAGTCGGCGTATAAGGAGCCGGATAGACTTCCTCCATCTTTTTGATGATGCCCTTGAAAAAACTCGTCTTGAATTTTAACATAAGGGTTTCAAAAAGAAAGATCAGATTGAGTCCGTCCCTCTTTTCACCTAAGTAACGTTTGATGATCTGATCGTCACCCGCGACCTCGCCCACAGAAAAACGATCTCCTTCGAATTCGTCCAAGACCGTTCTGAGTTCTTTCGCAAATTCGAAGTTATTCGGATGATTAACCGTATAGAGCCTTCTCTGAAAATAACCGTCGTGATCGTTTTCGGTGACTAAGTACTTAAAACGAAACGGATTGTCTCTAAAATGTCTGTCCTTATAGATCGCGTGAAAGATATCCAAACGAAAACCATCGACACCCTTTTTGAGCCAAAAGCGCAGAACGTCAAACATCGCCTTTTTGACTTCGGGATTATAGTAGTTTAGATCCGGTTGAAAATCGAGAAAACTCGCGCAGTACCACTGATCGGTTTTTTTATCGTATTGCCAGGCATTCGGAGTCACAAACGAACTCCAGTTGTTAGGCGGTTTATTCTTCCCTTTACCGTCTTTCCAGATATACCAATCGCGTTTCGGATTGTCTTTACTGGAACGGGATTCCTTAAACCATTCGTGTTCATCGGAAGTATGGTTCATCACCATATCGAACACGATCTTCATTCCTCTTTTATGAACTTCTTTGATTAATTTTTCGGCGTCTTTAAGAGTTCCATACTCGGGGGAGATCGAGTAATAGTCGCTAACGTCGTATCCGTGGTCTCTCTGAGGACTTTTGTAAAGAGGAGAAATCCAAAGGGTTTCAAAACCCATATCTTTTAGATAATCTAATTTAGAAATGATACCGGCAATATCGCCGATTCCATCTTCATTGGTATCCGCAAAGGAACGAGGATAGATCTGATAAATCGTGGTCTTTTGCCACCATTTGTTCGTCGGAATGGGAATCGGGGATTTCTTTTTAGATTTTATAGAACTCATATCTCTTCAGGCTTTAATGGAATCAAAAATCTTAGAATGGAAGCTGTCAAGACGGTATTCTAAGAATGGACTTCAGAGAACGTCGATTAGGGTAAAACTTCTATTTGTAATGATTCTTTCTAAGAGTCTCAATAACGCCGAGTTCTGTCTCCTAAAAAGAATGAATCCGAATCAAAATTGCAAAAAGATACATCAAAGAATTAGAAAAATAAAATCGCTCGAACTTCCAAATCGGAAGGTTTTCCTTTAAATTTAAAGAATATCGGGAACCTTTTTGAAATCCGATAACAACCGGAAAAGATCCTGTTCGATTTTTAGGTTGACAAAAATCCTATTTATTTCGACATCGAAATAAATGAAACAGGAATTTGCAATTCATCTGTTATCCAGGTCGAGAGATCGAATCCAGAAATTCTTAACCAAAGAATTCGAAAAGGAAGGGATCAAGGATCTCGTCCCAGCGCACGGAGGCGTTTTGTACGCTCTCGGAGTATCGGGAGAAATGACGATGGGAGAACTCGCCAAAGTATTGGATCGAACCAACTCGACGATCACTGCACTTTTGGATAAGATGGAAGAATTGAAATATATCAAAAGAATTCAATCCAGCGACGACGAACGCGTGTTTACCGCGGTTTTGACCGCAAAAGGAAAAACTACGAGAGAAGCCGTGATCCGCGCTTCGCAGACGACGACTCAGAAATTATACAAAGGGTTTCTTCCCGAAGAAAAAGAAACTCTGGTCCGTCTTCTGGAAAGGGTTCATTCTAATTTTGAAAAGTAAGAGAGTTTTATTTTTTAAAATCATTTATTTCGATATCGAAATAAATAAAAGGAGAAACTTATGTTCTTGGGAAAAACAATCGTGATCACAGGTTCCGCAAGAGGAATCGGAAAAGTAACCGCAAAGAATTTTCTGACAAAAAATGGAACCGTCGTAGTATCCGACGTCGATCCGATTCTTCTGGAAAAAACGATCGAAGAATTAAAGTCCCTAAAAGTCGGAAAGGTTTTTGGTCAACTCTGCGACGTAAAAGAAAAAGGCCAGATCAAGGAACTCGCCGATTTTGCATTCAAAGAAACCGGAAGTCTCGATATTTGGATCAACAACGCGGGGATCATCAAAGACGATCTTCTTTTGAGAATGAGCGAAGAAAAATGGGATCAGGTCTTTGACGTAAATTTAAAAGGTGCGTTCTTAGGAACACAAGCAGCCGCGAAGTATATGATCAAAAAAGAATGGGGTCGCATCATCAACATCGGTTCGGTTTCCGGCTTTTATGGAAACGGCGGTCAATCGAATTATTCCTCCGCGAAAGCCGGACTCATGGCTCTGACAAAATCCTCAGCGAGAGAACTCGCTTCGAGAAACGTAACGGTCAACTGTGTTGCTTCCGGTTTTATCGCCAACGACTTCGCACCGAATCTTCCCGAAGAAGTGAAAGAAGGAATCTTGAAAACAATTCCTCTCAAGATCGGGAGAAATCCGGAAGAATCGATTTCTTCCGCGATACATTTTTTCGCCTCTAACGAAGCGGATTGGATTACGGGGGCAACTCTTCGAGTCGACGGTGGAATGATGATCGGATTCTAAAATTAGAATGTATTTTAAAGAGTTCTGATTCCGATTTCGGAAAATTCTTTCCGATTGCAGACGAACTGAGCGATATCGATTTGTTTATGATGATCAAAGAGAAAGGTAGTCATCTTTCCGAAGAACCTTCCTTTATATTCTTCTTCCACAAATCGAATCCACGCAAGGATGTCGATCAGTTCGTGTGCAAGAAATTCGTAATTCTTTCCTTCGTGCGCGAACTTTTCTCTCGGGTTGAAAATTCTCTCTTCGTTTAACAAAATTACGTTTTCCAACGTAAAAGGATAATCCTTCAAACCTCCCGCCAAACCGATCTGATAAAATTTATCGGCTTCTTCGCCTGGTCGAAACGCGGTCGTTCTCGCGGAAGCGATATAAGAAAAAATTTCCGGTGTCAGTTCGGTTGTAATTCTGGAATTTCCGACCGTGGAGCCCGGATAACTCACCTGATGATCCAAGATGAGTTTGAGATTTCCTTCATCCGGTTCTAAAATACAATATCCCTTTTCCCAACTCATCACAAAAGGTTTTGCTACCGTGATCGGAGGAACTTCTCCGATCACCCGCAAGTTGTTTGCGATTCCGTCCAAATACACCTGATCGCAAAAATCGAAAGTCGGAAAACTCGACTTCTCAAGATCAAAATCAAGATAAAGACCGAAGGCGGACATGAGTGCGATCGGATGTTCGATGATCTTCACATCGCCCAATTGTATATTATGATTTCCTTTGATACAAAATTCCGGTTTGAGTTCGAGAGTTTTTTGAGAATGAGAGAATTTGGAAAAAGCTCCGGAGAACGGTTTTACCCGAATCGTAGAAGGTTGATTCTCCAGCGTGGAAACACCTTTTACTGAGAATTCTTTTTGAATGGTATAAGAATTTTTGACTTCGATAGGAAATCGATCTTCGACAAAGTGTTTTGGAAATCGATCAATCTCCGGGAATCGGTTTTTTTTGAGTTCGGAGATCGTTTGGAGTGTTGTGTGGATTTGCATTCTAAAACGACTATGGGCGTCATTTTTTCAAAAGAATGCAATCTTAAATCGAGAAGGAATGTTCCGGGTGAAACGTATCACCCGGAAAAATGGAATTAAACTCCGTAGAAAAGGAAAGACGCTACAATGGTCCAGATTCCTACTGCAATTCCAAAAATTCCCAACTTACCTTGGATGGGAGCCAATTTCGCAAGAAGTTCTGCTCCTTTCTTTTTGGCTTCTTCGTTCTTAGAGAGAACGTAAGTAGAGATGGTTCCGAACCCGAGGATGAATCCGAGAACTGCCTGTACGATGTTTCCTGCAAGAGCGGTTACCCAATAGATTGGCCAAGTTGGAAGCCATCCGAGTCCGAGAAGTCCTTGGAAAACGATTCCGTAAATTCCCCAGAAGCAGAAAACCAGACCGATCCATCCTTGATAAGGTGAAATCTTAGCGAGCAATTCCTTTGCATCCGGCTTTTTTGCTAAAAGCAAAGAAGGCACGGCAAGGATGCTGAGCACGATGAGTGTAATTCCTGATACCATTAGTATCTCCTGTTTGTTTAAATTCGATAGAACCTTATTTCCTTTCTTTATAAAAGTGAAAAAGAGGTTAGATCTCTCAGATCCATTAACTGTCCTGAGGTTTTTTTTTGCACCCTTTTTGGTTTTTGCGTCTTCTTTTATAAGAAAATCCGAATAACATTTGTTTGTTGATCGTTGTA
This is a stretch of genomic DNA from Leptospira tipperaryensis. It encodes these proteins:
- a CDS encoding dienelactone hydrolase family protein encodes the protein MKKFLTLFAFLHLFSVSIAAKTISKNIVYQEGETTLEGYIAYPELGSKKTAPAVLVVHDWLGLGENSKMRADKLAELGYVAFAADIYGKGVRPKGMEEASKLAGQFKQDRKLMRARITAALETLKAQPEVDAQNIAAIGYCFGGTVALELARSGAPIKGTVSFHGGLQTPNIEDAKNITGKVLALHGADDPFVKKEEVEVFQDEMRKAGVDWQFISYGGAVHSFTIKDAGNDNSKGAAYNAKADRRSWIELLSFFKEIFPKPKV
- a CDS encoding SDR family oxidoreductase, whose product is MKERILEGKTALVAGGTRGAGRGIAIALGEAGATVYVTGRSTKESRSEMNRKETIEETAELVNESGGKGIAVKTDHTNSNEVSELVRKIDSEQGKLDILVNDVWGGDPYIRWDERFWEHSLENGIKVQRTCLESHLITNYFAAPLMIRNRSGLILEITDGIDYRYRGNLYYTLIKSSIINLSRCISEELKPFGITALSLTPGFLRSEAMLDHFGVQEKNWKDAVLKDPHFIVSETPAYIGRAVVSLAEDKNVFEKTGTSTSTWKLSEEYGFTDLDGSRPHWGNYFKEKFGEEL
- a CDS encoding adenylate/guanylate cyclase domain-containing protein gives rise to the protein MLNRRDSFFLNTFFVLCILTFTSCGPSGNSKIPPRAEKGILDLREWDFNSDGIVKLDGEWSFVWKQLLLSKPNTILPDAKSYFVPVPDIWNSYKEIEGVDSAAAYGYGTFTLKILLNDNQTTLGLRFQDVGTAGAIWVDGKKLIRSGVVGTDENTSRPQYLPRYVDFQTSGNEVLIQVEVSNFHHFKGGIWETVRLGSKKNIQDDRENRSATEMFLFGSISIMALYHFGLFSLRRKDNSSLFFGLFCFVIVVRLLMTGERFILQKFPDIPWELGSKVEYLSFYLAWPIFQKYMDSIFPGDMPTFVLKICSAIVGFFSLIILFFPTKIFALTLIPYQGMLLLYLPFFFFWLGRFIYRKRDGAIIAGIGVLALIAAAINDILQSQTLVSNGYYLPIGLFSFIFAQSYMLSLKFSSAFVSIENLSADLTRTNQSYSRFVPLEFLKFLGKKNITEIELGDQTQREMTILFSDIRSFTQLSERMTPKDNFDFLNSYMGRMGPIIRKHGGFVDKYLGDGIMALFPDSPDDAVEAAKEMKSALEEHNQSRLERNYDPIRIGIGIHTGVLMLGTIGEEARMDGTVISDAVNLASRIEGLTKEYGVDILLSDESYQKIRNRKKYIFQELGKVSVKGKQNSVGVYEVK
- a CDS encoding alpha-glucosidase, with the translated sequence MSSIKSKKKSPIPIPTNKWWQKTTIYQIYPRSFADTNEDGIGDIAGIISKLDYLKDMGFETLWISPLYKSPQRDHGYDVSDYYSISPEYGTLKDAEKLIKEVHKRGMKIVFDMVMNHTSDEHEWFKESRSSKDNPKRDWYIWKDGKGKNKPPNNWSSFVTPNAWQYDKKTDQWYCASFLDFQPDLNYYNPEVKKAMFDVLRFWLKKGVDGFRLDIFHAIYKDRHFRDNPFRFKYLVTENDHDGYFQRRLYTVNHPNNFEFAKELRTVLDEFEGDRFSVGEVAGDDQIIKRYLGEKRDGLNLIFLFETLMLKFKTSFFKGIIKKMEEVYPAPYTPTYVFGNHDQRRYMRKINNNLEKGKLVALFQFTARGVPVTYYGEEIGMTNETIKLTEAQDPLARIYRWLGDTLSEFLGLADIIIRDRARSPMQWDDSPNAGFTTKKGKPWIRVHGNYKVRNVSTESEDKDSLLSVYRKVIHLRNESKALREGSLTLIEEGVPKDMLVYIREFDKERKMVIFNFGKKERLFSNSTDCRKYCFSTNTYDHNEFDLFKVPPCSGLILENEHSLKSSKGPKGKNKK
- a CDS encoding MarR family winged helix-turn-helix transcriptional regulator codes for the protein MKQEFAIHLLSRSRDRIQKFLTKEFEKEGIKDLVPAHGGVLYALGVSGEMTMGELAKVLDRTNSTITALLDKMEELKYIKRIQSSDDERVFTAVLTAKGKTTREAVIRASQTTTQKLYKGFLPEEKETLVRLLERVHSNFEK
- a CDS encoding helix-turn-helix transcriptional regulator, translated to MRADRLLSILLQLQAKGRISSRDLARKLEVSERTIHRDMEALSASGVPVFAERGSKGGWELSEGYRTNLTGMKKEEVFSMILTSSTRIASDLGRKKEFDSAFMKFMASLPAAYQEEAEMIRKRIHIDGAGWGNWKEEFPFLPLLQEAVWQDRKVILRYKSDEISKKRIVLPLGLVAKGKVWYLIAKYGKEFRTFRISRILEAQLGESFERPKKFDLEKYWQESTQAFFSKLPTYTVSLKIKTEELNRFKSFTYNCILEYSTMDDYWIKAKVNFETMEWALHHILGLGNSVVVLEPKELREAVTASAEGILKSYLTS
- a CDS encoding SDR family NAD(P)-dependent oxidoreductase yields the protein MFLGKTIVITGSARGIGKVTAKNFLTKNGTVVVSDVDPILLEKTIEELKSLKVGKVFGQLCDVKEKGQIKELADFAFKETGSLDIWINNAGIIKDDLLLRMSEEKWDQVFDVNLKGAFLGTQAAAKYMIKKEWGRIINIGSVSGFYGNGGQSNYSSAKAGLMALTKSSARELASRNVTVNCVASGFIANDFAPNLPEEVKEGILKTIPLKIGRNPEESISSAIHFFASNEADWITGATLRVDGGMMIGF
- a CDS encoding UDP-3-O-acyl-N-acetylglucosamine deacetylase, which encodes MQIHTTLQTISELKKNRFPEIDRFPKHFVEDRFPIEVKNSYTIQKEFSVKGVSTLENQPSTIRVKPFSGAFSKFSHSQKTLELKPEFCIKGNHNIQLGDVKIIEHPIALMSAFGLYLDFDLEKSSFPTFDFCDQVYLDGIANNLRVIGEVPPITVAKPFVMSWEKGYCILEPDEGNLKLILDHQVSYPGSTVGNSRITTELTPEIFSYIASARTTAFRPGEEADKFYQIGLAGGLKDYPFTLENVILLNEERIFNPREKFAHEGKNYEFLAHELIDILAWIRFVEEEYKGRFFGKMTTFLFDHHKQIDIAQFVCNRKEFSEIGIRTL